The sequence TAGGACCTTAATGGCCGCCGCGCAAGATAATGTGGTGGCTGCTGCGAATGCCCTCGGAGCATTCGGAAGGAAACCAAATCTATCCCCCTGAGGGGGTAGTCGCCATGGGTCAGCGAGTTATATTAAGGCTGAGAATTGCCGGGGTCAGGCACCAACATCATGATGCAGAATTGCTTATGGGGTCACATGTTTCGGACTCAGGAAAGACGATTCATAGCGACCACTCTTCGCGTACGGGAGAGGGTGAAGGACGCTCTCGTTCAACCGCAGAGCGCTATTTCTGGCGGGTGAGGCAAGAAATATGGAGATCACTATCATCTGGCACAAACCGATTCGACTAAGAAGCGGCGTAAAAGACAACTTGATTTATGCGTGTGACGAACTCGATCGAATTCCAGAGAAGCCTGGGATTTATGTCTTTGCACGGAAATTTGGCCAGTCTCAAATCCCGCTTTATGTGGGACAGGCAGCCAATTTGAGGAAGAGAATCGATCAACAGTTGAATAATGCTAAGTTGATGATGGCCATGAAGAATGCTGCTAAG comes from Terriglobia bacterium and encodes:
- a CDS encoding GIY-YIG nuclease family protein, with protein sequence MEITIIWHKPIRLRSGVKDNLIYACDELDRIPEKPGIYVFARKFGQSQIPLYVGQAANLRKRIDQQLNNAKLMMAMKNAAKGRRLLLIAELSLQPGQQEKKVLDIVERTCIKSALSYGYELLNKQGIKSLVHTVSSKGKKKSHNPFLRKMNIAR